A genome region from Methanococcoides burtonii DSM 6242 includes the following:
- the rfbB gene encoding dTDP-glucose 4,6-dehydratase, translated as MKLLVTGGCGFIGSNFVRMMLQRYPDCDITNLDKLTYAGNPENLKDIRDNPNYSFIKGDICDPHVVEKAMENVDIVIHFAAESHVDRSIEDGDVFVRTNVLGTNTLLNCALRSDIKKFIHVSTDEVYGSTETGSFKEEDNLEPSSPYSSSKAGSDLLAMSYHTTYGLPVSITRCTNNFGPYQYPEKLIPLFITNLMESEKVPVYGTGLNIRDWIHVDDHCSGIDFVLQNGNSGEVYNIGGGNELTNLDITHRVLKDLGKDESMIRYVEDRKGHDFRYSLDCTKLKKMGWKPEYDFESALSSTVKWYVENRWWWEPLKQ; from the coding sequence TTGAAATTACTTGTCACAGGAGGTTGCGGATTCATAGGTAGTAATTTTGTCCGCATGATGCTACAAAGATATCCAGATTGCGATATCACAAATCTTGACAAATTGACCTACGCAGGAAACCCTGAGAATCTGAAGGACATACGGGACAATCCAAATTATTCATTCATAAAAGGGGATATCTGTGACCCACATGTTGTGGAAAAGGCAATGGAAAATGTAGATATAGTGATCCATTTTGCTGCCGAGAGTCACGTAGATCGTTCAATCGAGGATGGAGATGTTTTTGTCAGGACGAACGTTCTTGGAACAAATACATTGCTAAATTGTGCATTACGATCCGACATCAAGAAATTCATCCATGTTTCAACCGATGAGGTATATGGGAGCACAGAAACTGGTTCGTTCAAAGAAGAGGACAATCTTGAACCATCCAGTCCATACTCATCAAGCAAAGCAGGATCAGACCTTCTTGCAATGTCATATCACACAACATACGGCTTACCAGTGAGTATCACAAGATGTACTAACAACTTCGGCCCATACCAGTACCCCGAAAAACTCATTCCTCTTTTCATAACTAATCTTATGGAAAGTGAGAAAGTGCCTGTTTACGGAACCGGCCTGAACATAAGGGACTGGATCCATGTCGATGACCATTGCTCAGGCATTGATTTTGTACTCCAAAACGGAAACTCCGGCGAGGTTTACAATATAGGCGGGGGAAACGAACTGACAAATCTTGACATTACTCACCGAGTCCTAAAAGATCTCGGAAAGGATGAATCCATGATCAGGTATGTGGAAGATAGGAAAGGTCACGATTTCCGCTATTCCCTTGACTGCACCAAACTAAAGAAGATGGGCTGGAAGCCGGAATATGACTTTGAGTCAGCCCTTTCCAGCACCGTAAAATGGTACGTTGAAAACAGATGGTGGTGGGAACCATTAAAACAGTGA
- a CDS encoding replication factor C large subunit has translation MAESIEWVEKYRPQSLTDIVGNKKSVVDMREWAQSWLSGTPEKRAIILHGPAGVGKTSAAHALARDLDWETIELNASDQRTAGVIERVAGSASKMSSLTGTTAKRLIILDEADNIHGNADRGGARAIGGIIKNTDQPIVLIANDLYGLTPSVRSLCIELKFNSVQGRSMIPAMKRICVEEKIMCGVGVLEKLAESAGGDLRSAIKDLQAVATGRDEIHIEDIATSERDTKESIFKVLGKIFKSTDPKKALEATYGLDETPENLIHWIDENLPLQYGTEEGTQEDLITGYEYLAKADRYLGRVRKRQSYRLWRYAGALMTCGTVVSKTHVGRGFTKYQPPSFWRKMGQLRAKRDMRDNIASKIADHANKSMRYSRTDLAHLYGRMLEENEYAADVTFDLELSIDEMVYLTGKKKVTKDIQRIHDLAQAKRRSLGRDEGKAFFEKKPKKQTPDKKQMDLTQIINSTPQEDKVEKKETENVPPVKKSASKAKPQKTLFDF, from the coding sequence ATGGCAGAATCTATCGAATGGGTTGAAAAATACCGACCACAGTCCCTTACGGACATTGTAGGCAACAAAAAGTCTGTTGTGGATATGCGTGAATGGGCACAGTCATGGCTATCAGGAACGCCTGAAAAAAGAGCGATCATACTGCATGGTCCTGCAGGAGTTGGAAAAACCTCCGCAGCACACGCACTTGCCAGGGACCTCGACTGGGAGACCATTGAACTTAACGCAAGTGACCAGAGAACAGCAGGTGTTATTGAAAGGGTCGCTGGATCTGCATCAAAGATGAGCTCCCTTACCGGAACCACTGCAAAGAGACTTATTATACTTGATGAAGCCGACAATATACACGGGAATGCCGACAGAGGAGGAGCCCGGGCCATCGGTGGTATCATAAAGAATACAGATCAACCAATCGTGCTTATTGCCAACGACCTATATGGACTTACACCTTCCGTGCGTTCACTCTGCATTGAGCTCAAGTTCAATTCGGTACAGGGACGTTCCATGATACCGGCAATGAAGAGGATCTGTGTCGAAGAGAAGATAATGTGCGGTGTAGGAGTTCTTGAAAAGCTGGCAGAGAGCGCCGGAGGGGACCTGCGAAGTGCCATTAAAGACCTTCAGGCTGTGGCAACAGGAAGAGATGAGATACATATAGAGGATATCGCTACTTCCGAAAGGGATACAAAAGAGTCTATCTTCAAAGTACTTGGAAAGATATTCAAGAGCACAGACCCAAAGAAAGCACTGGAAGCTACCTATGGTCTTGATGAGACCCCTGAGAACCTTATCCACTGGATAGATGAGAACCTGCCTTTACAATATGGAACTGAAGAAGGCACACAGGAAGACCTCATCACAGGGTATGAATATCTGGCCAAAGCGGACAGATACCTCGGACGCGTAAGAAAACGACAGAGCTACCGCCTCTGGAGATATGCAGGTGCGCTTATGACATGCGGAACCGTTGTTTCAAAGACCCACGTTGGTCGCGGGTTCACAAAGTACCAGCCACCATCGTTCTGGCGAAAGATGGGACAGCTAAGGGCAAAACGTGACATGAGAGATAATATCGCTTCAAAGATCGCGGACCATGCCAATAAATCCATGCGATATTCACGCACAGACCTTGCACACCTTTACGGCAGGATGCTGGAAGAAAACGAATATGCAGCAGATGTCACTTTCGATCTTGAACTGAGCATTGATGAGATGGTCTATCTCACGGGCAAAAAAAAGGTCACAAAGGACATACAGAGGATACATGACCTCGCACAGGCAAAGCGACGGAGCCTTGGACGCGATGAAGGCAAGGCATTCTTTGAGAAGAAGCCTAAAAAACAGACCCCTGACAAGAAACAGATGGATCTGACACAGATAATTAACAGTACACCTCAAGAGGACAAGGTCGAAAAGAAAGAGACCGAGAATGTACCTCCTGTTAAAAAGAGTGCATCAAAGGCTAAACCGCAAAAGACATTGTTCGATTTCTGA
- a CDS encoding DUF3303 domain-containing protein: MLYMEISTWEPESRDLILEHFKEIKMPAGIKVHNQWVDLTGGRYFILYECDDAEALATFNLPWSDVCYIETVPVMGSTDFMSLMSKRN; encoded by the coding sequence ATGTTATATATGGAAATCAGTACTTGGGAACCAGAAAGTCGCGATCTCATACTTGAACACTTTAAAGAAATAAAAATGCCTGCAGGAATAAAGGTCCACAACCAATGGGTCGATCTTACAGGAGGCAGATATTTTATCCTATATGAGTGCGATGATGCAGAGGCTTTGGCAACATTCAACCTCCCATGGTCAGATGTGTGCTACATTGAAACGGTCCCTGTAATGGGATCAACCGATTTCATGTCATTAATGAGCAAAAGGAACTGA
- a CDS encoding UDP-glucuronic acid decarboxylase family protein, with product MRTLVTGGAGFMPSHMCDLLLSKGHEVVCVDNLVTGNMDNMAHHMADKDNFTFINHDISKPLFLDEDIDYIFHMASPASPVDYLEFPIQTLKVGALGTYNMLGLAKEKGARILLASTSEVYGDPLVNPQPEEYWGNVNTIGPRGVYDEAKRYAEAITMAYHRYHNIDTRIVRIFNTYGPRMRGNDGRVVPNFVNQALKGEDITVYGDGSQTRSFCYVSDEVEGIYRLMMSDYCDPVNIGNPNEISVLEFAETVIELTGSSSNIIYCDLPQDDPKVRRPDITKAKKLLGWEPKVDLQDGLEKTVEYFRAVNRSD from the coding sequence ATGAGAACGTTAGTCACTGGAGGAGCAGGGTTTATGCCTTCGCATATGTGCGACCTGCTACTCTCAAAAGGACACGAGGTCGTATGCGTGGACAACCTTGTCACCGGCAATATGGATAACATGGCACACCACATGGCGGACAAGGATAATTTCACATTCATCAACCATGACATATCAAAACCTCTCTTCCTTGACGAAGATATAGATTACATCTTCCACATGGCCAGCCCTGCAAGCCCCGTGGATTATCTCGAATTCCCCATACAGACCCTGAAAGTGGGTGCTCTTGGTACCTACAACATGCTTGGCCTTGCCAAGGAAAAAGGGGCACGCATTCTCCTCGCCTCCACATCAGAGGTCTACGGCGATCCACTTGTGAACCCACAGCCAGAAGAATACTGGGGCAACGTGAACACCATAGGCCCCAGGGGCGTGTACGATGAGGCTAAACGGTATGCAGAAGCGATTACCATGGCATACCACCGCTACCATAACATCGATACCCGCATTGTCCGTATCTTCAATACCTATGGTCCCAGGATGCGTGGAAATGATGGTCGGGTCGTCCCCAATTTTGTCAACCAGGCCCTTAAAGGAGAGGACATAACCGTGTATGGTGACGGATCCCAGACGAGATCGTTCTGCTACGTGTCAGATGAGGTCGAAGGAATATATCGACTTATGATGTCCGATTATTGCGACCCGGTGAACATTGGCAATCCAAATGAGATATCTGTACTGGAATTTGCAGAAACCGTGATAGAGTTGACCGGAAGCAGTTCAAATATCATATACTGTGACCTTCCCCAGGACGACCCAAAGGTAAGAAGGCCAGATATCACAAAAGCAAAGAAACTACTTGGCTGGGAGCCAAAGGTCGATCTGCAAGATGGACTTGAGAAGACGGTTGAGTATTTCAGAGCGGTGAACAGATCAGACTAA
- a CDS encoding glycosyltransferase, which translates to MLSVIIPAYNEGHHIHDNLLEINDELRTFCDSFEIIFVNDGSTDHTLVEAKRAAEKTDNIKIISYTENQGKGNATIEGYKAASKGFISILDADLDIPPKQIEPLLKMISETGADFVIQSKRHPHSCVKGFPIKRRFLSRSYNLLIKLLFNLPVSDTQVGVKLYRKDVVNTIMPKLLVKRYAADVEQIVLAHKHGYKIEECPVQIDFDPAGDRMRLKDILNIAVDTAAIYYRLNILRYYDSDEIAGQCHIEEKGIAGQNIIPEQEGII; encoded by the coding sequence ATGCTTTCAGTCATAATTCCAGCATACAACGAAGGGCATCATATACACGACAATTTATTAGAAATTAATGATGAACTGAGGACTTTTTGTGATAGCTTTGAAATAATATTTGTCAACGATGGCAGTACTGACCATACATTAGTAGAGGCAAAAAGGGCAGCTGAAAAGACAGATAATATAAAGATAATCTCCTACACCGAAAACCAAGGAAAGGGGAACGCTACCATAGAAGGTTACAAAGCTGCATCCAAAGGATTTATCAGCATTCTTGATGCTGATCTTGACATCCCACCAAAACAGATCGAACCATTGCTGAAAATGATTTCCGAAACGGGTGCCGATTTTGTGATCCAATCGAAACGACACCCCCATAGCTGTGTGAAAGGTTTTCCCATAAAAAGACGATTTTTAAGTCGGTCATACAATTTACTGATCAAACTGTTGTTCAATCTGCCTGTTTCTGATACACAGGTCGGGGTCAAACTATATCGTAAAGATGTTGTGAACACGATCATGCCAAAGTTGCTGGTTAAACGATATGCAGCAGATGTTGAACAGATCGTTCTCGCACACAAACACGGCTACAAGATCGAGGAATGTCCCGTACAAATTGATTTCGACCCAGCAGGGGACCGAATGAGATTGAAGGACATATTAAATATTGCAGTCGATACAGCTGCGATCTACTATAGGTTGAATATTTTGAGATATTACGATAGTGACGAAATTGCTGGACAATGCCATATAGAAGAGAAAGGTATTGCAGGACAAAACATAATTCCAGAGCAGGAGGGTATAATCTGA
- a CDS encoding DUF3303 domain-containing protein gives MLYMEISTWEPEKRDLILEHFKELKMPAGVKVHDQWIDLTGSRYFILYECDDAEAMATFNLPWSDVCYIETVPVMKSTEFISLMSRKS, from the coding sequence ATGTTATACATGGAAATCAGTACTTGGGAACCAGAGAAACGTGATCTGATACTTGAACACTTTAAAGAGCTGAAGATGCCTGCAGGAGTAAAGGTCCACGATCAATGGATCGATCTCACAGGATCTCGATATTTTATCCTATATGAGTGCGATGATGCAGAGGCTATGGCAACATTCAACCTTCCATGGTCGGATGTGTGCTACATTGAAACTGTCCCTGTAATGAAATCAACCGAGTTCATATCACTAATGAGCAGAAAAAGCTGA
- the rfbC gene encoding dTDP-4-dehydrorhamnose 3,5-epimerase, with translation MEFIDTKIEDLYILKPKVFGDERGYFFESYNARVLDELVGKKYNFVQDNESRSSYGVIRGLHYQLEPYSQTKLVRVIQGTVYDVVVDLRKESCTFGEWVGVELSEDNKKQFLIPKGFAHGFSVLSETAIFAYKCDDYYNPESEGGIMYDDPTLNIDWKVKKEDAIVADKDKELPTFENTKISF, from the coding sequence ATGGAATTTATAGATACAAAGATAGAAGACCTATATATCCTTAAACCAAAGGTTTTCGGTGATGAAAGAGGATACTTTTTTGAAAGCTACAATGCGAGAGTACTCGATGAATTGGTTGGAAAAAAGTACAATTTCGTTCAGGATAATGAGTCCAGATCATCCTATGGAGTGATACGAGGTCTTCACTACCAGTTAGAACCCTACAGCCAGACCAAACTCGTCCGTGTGATTCAAGGAACCGTTTATGATGTGGTCGTAGACCTTCGAAAAGAGTCTTGTACGTTTGGTGAGTGGGTTGGTGTTGAACTCTCAGAGGATAATAAAAAACAATTTTTAATTCCAAAGGGGTTTGCACACGGTTTCTCTGTGTTGAGTGAAACTGCTATATTTGCTTACAAATGTGACGATTATTATAATCCAGAATCAGAAGGCGGCATTATGTATGATGATCCCACACTCAACATCGACTGGAAGGTCAAAAAGGAAGATGCCATAGTAGCTGACAAAGACAAAGAATTGCCCACATTTGAAAATACTAAAATTTCGTTTTGA
- the mtxX gene encoding methanogenesis marker protein Mmp4/MtxX, protein MDVVSKRAILNMAKVAIGVRTPSAKMISSIENAHNSGYAHVILVGDKKEIDSVGTSLEIINTHEPEMVLGDLLASGSVDAVVRGTANASGTLSHLKDVLGIEKLYRMAFLISADGVPFFLAPVGIDEGNDISDKITLAKLGVEHIRRFGIEPVVGVLSGGRMGDLGRHEKIDRTLADGDFLASRLRENGICAKHYTILIEDAIKEANFIFAPDGITGNLIFRTLVFLGGGDGIGAPVLMDDHVFVDTSRVGGHYTKAIMLASALVDIRNERNGSN, encoded by the coding sequence ATGGATGTTGTCAGTAAAAGGGCTATTTTAAATATGGCAAAAGTTGCTATAGGTGTTAGGACCCCTTCTGCAAAGATGATATCTAGTATTGAGAATGCCCATAATTCTGGTTATGCTCATGTTATTCTCGTTGGGGACAAAAAAGAGATAGATTCTGTGGGAACTTCTCTTGAGATAATTAATACCCATGAACCCGAGATGGTGCTTGGTGATCTACTTGCTTCCGGTTCTGTAGATGCTGTAGTTAGAGGTACTGCTAATGCTTCCGGTACTCTTTCTCATCTTAAGGATGTCCTCGGTATTGAAAAGTTGTATCGCATGGCCTTTCTGATAAGTGCGGATGGTGTCCCGTTCTTCCTTGCTCCTGTTGGTATAGATGAGGGAAATGATATTTCGGACAAGATAACTCTTGCAAAGCTTGGTGTTGAACATATACGCAGGTTCGGTATCGAACCGGTGGTGGGTGTACTTTCCGGTGGTAGGATGGGGGACCTTGGCAGACACGAAAAGATCGATCGTACTCTTGCAGATGGGGATTTTCTTGCTTCCCGGCTCCGGGAAAATGGTATATGTGCAAAGCATTATACAATACTTATTGAAGATGCTATCAAGGAAGCGAATTTTATCTTTGCTCCGGATGGTATAACCGGCAACCTGATCTTCAGGACACTTGTTTTCCTCGGAGGGGGGGACGGCATTGGTGCGCCGGTATTGATGGATGATCATGTATTCGTGGACACTTCACGAGTTGGTGGCCATTATACGAAAGCTATAATGCTTGCCAGTGCTCTTGTGGACATCAGAAACGAAAGGAATGGATCGAATTAA
- the rfbD gene encoding dTDP-4-dehydrorhamnose reductase, whose translation MVVGTIKTVIIGASGMLGSDLSRAFPDAVKFTHHDLDITNKQQVLKKIEEIKPYVVINAAAYTNVDGCEDEQDIAFKVNGHAPGYIAQACSDIGAILVHFSTDYVFDGSKKEYVESNITKPINVYGQSKLMGEQEIIKNTDNYRIIRTSWLFGKNGKNFVDTMLRLSKEMENVKVVNDQFGKPTHTADIARKTAEIINLNPGIYHITNEGPCTWYEFASEIINNTVPCSSEEFPTKAKRPTYSVLTNTKTTPMRHWKNALNEYLKENQS comes from the coding sequence ATGGTGGTGGGAACCATTAAAACAGTGATAATCGGTGCAAGTGGAATGCTGGGTTCAGACCTGTCCAGAGCATTCCCCGATGCTGTAAAATTCACACACCACGACCTGGACATCACCAACAAGCAACAGGTCCTCAAGAAAATTGAGGAAATAAAACCCTATGTTGTGATCAACGCTGCCGCTTACACAAACGTAGACGGATGCGAAGACGAGCAGGATATTGCTTTCAAGGTCAACGGACACGCACCCGGCTATATCGCACAGGCATGTTCCGATATCGGTGCAATTCTGGTCCATTTTAGTACCGATTATGTCTTTGATGGCTCAAAAAAAGAATACGTGGAATCTAATATCACCAAACCCATCAATGTCTACGGCCAGTCCAAACTGATGGGTGAGCAGGAGATCATCAAAAACACGGACAACTACAGGATCATACGCACCTCCTGGCTTTTTGGGAAAAACGGAAAGAACTTCGTAGATACGATGTTAAGGCTCTCAAAAGAGATGGAAAACGTAAAAGTCGTCAACGACCAGTTCGGCAAACCCACCCACACAGCGGATATAGCCCGCAAGACCGCCGAGATCATCAACCTTAATCCTGGCATCTACCACATAACTAATGAAGGCCCATGCACCTGGTACGAATTCGCATCCGAGATCATCAATAACACAGTTCCATGCTCCAGTGAAGAGTTTCCCACAAAAGCAAAACGTCCGACCTACTCCGTCCTCACGAACACAAAAACAACTCCCATGAGACACTGGAAGAATGCACTTAACGAATACCTGAAGGAGAATCAATCATGA
- a CDS encoding sugar phosphate nucleotidyltransferase produces the protein MPYRRERYCRTKHNSRAGGYNLKVIIPVAGTGKRLYPHTFTKPKPMVYIAGKPVIGHILDRMIDLKPEEIILVVGYRKEQIISYVDRNYSDIFKITYVEQNHQLGLGHSIYVAKDAVGDSPIMITLGDMIFKAGYLDFYQKHFNNGNCAGSIGVWEVDAPEKYGIVELDGECISKMVEKPKYPMSNLGIAGVYFLKEPSVLFDILEKMVDEHTGNEIQLTDALQGMVSSGHRLKHFYVSSWYDCGHSTSLLETNRVLLDESHEKNQCLDLSEVRAIDPCMVKEFNGNLNTKESVIIEPVSIGNGVIITNSVVGPHVSIAENSNIDGSIVANSIIGSGSAIKGVNLRSSIIGDDVNVNSKHNSLNVGDSSSIEL, from the coding sequence ATGCCATATAGAAGAGAAAGGTATTGCAGGACAAAACATAATTCCAGAGCAGGAGGGTATAATCTGAAAGTTATAATACCTGTTGCAGGGACCGGAAAACGCCTTTACCCTCATACTTTTACAAAACCCAAACCGATGGTATATATTGCAGGGAAACCTGTGATAGGGCATATTCTGGACCGGATGATCGACCTGAAACCTGAGGAGATCATTCTGGTGGTGGGCTACAGAAAAGAGCAGATCATCTCATATGTGGATAGGAATTATTCAGACATATTCAAGATCACTTATGTAGAGCAGAACCATCAGCTTGGGTTGGGACACTCTATTTATGTAGCAAAGGATGCGGTGGGCGATTCCCCCATCATGATAACCCTGGGAGATATGATATTTAAGGCAGGGTATCTTGATTTTTACCAGAAGCATTTTAACAACGGTAATTGCGCCGGTTCAATCGGTGTATGGGAAGTCGATGCACCTGAAAAATACGGAATCGTGGAACTGGATGGGGAATGCATATCCAAAATGGTGGAAAAACCCAAATACCCCATGTCGAACCTGGGGATTGCAGGCGTATATTTCCTAAAGGAACCTTCTGTATTATTTGACATACTTGAGAAGATGGTAGATGAACATACCGGAAATGAGATCCAGCTGACGGATGCATTGCAAGGTATGGTTAGTAGCGGCCATCGATTGAAACATTTCTATGTATCCAGCTGGTATGATTGCGGTCATTCGACATCCCTTTTAGAGACCAATAGGGTCTTACTGGATGAATCCCACGAGAAAAACCAATGTTTGGACCTATCAGAAGTACGAGCCATTGATCCATGTATGGTGAAAGAATTTAATGGTAACCTTAACACAAAGGAATCTGTCATCATTGAACCTGTTTCCATCGGTAATGGTGTCATCATTACAAATTCCGTAGTAGGACCGCATGTATCTATCGCTGAAAATTCCAATATAGATGGTTCGATCGTAGCGAACAGCATTATTGGCTCAGGTTCTGCCATAAAGGGTGTGAATTTGCGGTCATCTATCATAGGCGATGATGTAAATGTGAATAGCAAACATAATTCGTTGAATGTTGGGGATTCATCGTCCATCGAATTATAA
- a CDS encoding YbgA family protein, translated as MVDYEIPEYPYTKPRIVVSKCLEFENVRYDGSVIHCQTVRDMMQFADFIKVCPEVEIGLGVPRDSMRIVLVDGKKRLIQPITQNDLTEKMDNFTNTFLKELPPVDGFIFKSGSPTIGMRDIKIYSDKVKGLVVDRGNGFFAEKILRDYIDYPMEEDDRLKNNIIRHHFLTKLFAFADLRKVKESGSIENLEQFHQYNHYLFRLYNHDISLKLDELVENKNSLKFDAILKEYERIMPHIFSREPKSNEFIDVANETFLNIVSSLNIVEEKYLAQIIKKYTDNRLTYDALLEILKFYVMRFSDSKKEYSRLFFPYPEELRSESETERDRDFWANFPIASERSKVHLN; from the coding sequence ATGGTGGATTATGAGATTCCTGAGTATCCTTACACAAAGCCTCGCATTGTGGTAAGTAAATGTCTGGAGTTTGAAAATGTGCGCTATGATGGAAGTGTCATACATTGCCAGACAGTTCGTGATATGATGCAATTTGCAGATTTTATTAAAGTGTGTCCAGAAGTGGAAATTGGACTTGGGGTTCCACGTGATTCTATGAGGATAGTACTTGTAGATGGGAAAAAAAGATTAATTCAACCAATAACACAGAATGACCTAACAGAAAAGATGGATAACTTCACCAACACATTCCTAAAAGAACTTCCCCCGGTTGATGGTTTCATATTTAAATCCGGATCCCCCACCATTGGGATGCGGGATATCAAGATCTACTCCGATAAAGTGAAAGGATTAGTGGTCGATCGTGGTAATGGTTTTTTTGCAGAGAAGATACTTCGTGACTACATTGACTACCCGATGGAAGAAGATGATCGGCTGAAGAACAATATTATAAGGCACCATTTCCTTACAAAACTTTTTGCTTTTGCAGATCTTAGGAAAGTAAAAGAATCAGGTTCAATTGAAAATTTGGAACAATTCCATCAGTATAATCACTATCTTTTCCGTCTCTACAATCATGATATCTCTTTAAAATTGGATGAGCTGGTTGAAAATAAGAATTCTTTAAAATTCGATGCGATCTTGAAAGAATACGAAAGAATAATGCCACATATTTTTTCCAGAGAACCGAAGTCAAATGAATTTATAGATGTTGCAAATGAAACATTCTTAAATATAGTCTCTTCCTTGAACATTGTTGAAGAGAAATATCTGGCTCAGATCATAAAAAAATATACTGATAATCGATTGACATACGATGCATTACTTGAGATCCTTAAGTTTTATGTTATGCGTTTTAGTGACTCGAAAAAAGAATATTCCAGATTGTTCTTCCCATATCCGGAAGAATTGAGAAGTGAATCAGAAACTGAAAGGGATCGGGATTTCTGGGCTAATTTCCCGATTGCATCCGAGCGATCCAAAGTACATTTAAACTAA
- the mtrH gene encoding tetrahydromethanopterin S-methyltransferase subunit H, with translation MFCFQKEQNVVNIAGVKMGGQPGELPTVLAGTIFYEGHKIVEDADVGIFDRFAAEDLVNVQDLISDETGNPSIVHIFANTVKSMQEYIDFVSSVTDSPFIIDSPQPEVRMASAGYVTDIGLADKTIYNSINMSITEAECEALRLSDIDSSIVLGFNAMDSSLEGRMSLLEDGGKLLDKGLIEVAEDCGISNILIDPSITPMGNGAGIALRMTMAAKEKWGFPVGSGIHNAPSSWRWLKEKKKLDPLVYRMCDVGTVTMQQLVGGDFVLYGPIENAMYTFPMAAMADIMIAEASSDMGRSIASSHPLNRLV, from the coding sequence ATGTTTTGTTTCCAGAAGGAACAGAATGTCGTGAATATTGCCGGAGTGAAGATGGGCGGTCAACCCGGTGAGCTACCGACAGTCCTTGCAGGTACTATTTTCTACGAAGGGCATAAGATTGTAGAGGATGCGGATGTTGGGATATTTGACCGGTTCGCTGCTGAGGACCTTGTGAATGTGCAGGACCTGATATCGGATGAGACCGGTAATCCTTCGATAGTGCATATCTTTGCCAACACTGTCAAAAGTATGCAGGAATATATTGACTTTGTTTCATCTGTAACTGATTCTCCCTTCATAATAGATTCTCCGCAACCGGAGGTCAGAATGGCTTCTGCTGGGTATGTTACTGATATCGGTCTTGCTGACAAGACCATCTACAATTCCATCAATATGAGCATCACAGAAGCTGAATGCGAAGCCCTCCGACTTTCTGACATTGACAGTTCTATTGTTCTTGGTTTCAATGCAATGGATTCTTCCCTTGAGGGAAGGATGTCCCTTCTTGAGGATGGCGGCAAACTGCTTGACAAGGGATTGATCGAAGTGGCAGAAGACTGTGGTATCAGTAATATCCTTATTGATCCGAGCATTACTCCCATGGGCAATGGTGCAGGCATTGCACTTCGTATGACTATGGCAGCTAAAGAAAAATGGGGATTCCCGGTAGGTTCAGGTATTCATAATGCTCCTTCTTCATGGAGATGGCTCAAGGAAAAGAAGAAGCTTGATCCTCTCGTATATCGTATGTGTGATGTCGGAACAGTAACGATGCAGCAATTGGTAGGTGGCGATTTTGTACTTTATGGTCCTATCGAGAATGCCATGTACACTTTCCCAATGGCTGCAATGGCTGATATTATGATCGCGGAAGCTTCATCTGATATGGGGCGGTCGATAGCATCCAGTCATCCTCTTAACAGGTTGGTCTGA